In Tachysurus fulvidraco isolate hzauxx_2018 chromosome 25, HZAU_PFXX_2.0, whole genome shotgun sequence, the following proteins share a genomic window:
- the cpa6 gene encoding carboxypeptidase A6 isoform X2 yields MASEVKSACAAFLLGWIVFCKPTSARLYNNRYSGDQVLRIIPSSPGEIHYLQQLFQNITIQTWMFEMNQTHPHLVDLFSIGRSYEGRPLYVLQLGNRVRTSKKAVWMDCGVHAREWIGPAFCQWFVKEALNSYQHDSSMRRLLKQLNFYIMPVFNVDGYHYSWKSDRFWRKTRSKKAKYHCRGVDANRNFKVRWCEEGASTHPCDDTYCGPFPESEPEVKAVSRFLRKHKKHTKAYISIHAYAQMLLYPYSYKYGTIPNFDCVETAAQNAVSALYSAYGVRYRYGPASTTLYVSSGSSIDWAYKNGIPYAFAFELRDTGHYGFLLPEALIAPTCTETMRAVRAIASGLLKKCTR; encoded by the exons ATGGCATCGGAAGTTAAGAGCGCGTGTGCTGCATTTCTCCTCGGATGGATTGTGTTTTGTAAGCCCACGAGCGCCCGTCTCTATAACAACCGCTATTCGGG tGATCAGGTACTGAGAATAATTCCCAGCAGTCCAGGGGAGATCCATTATCTCCAGCAGCTTTTCCAGAACATAACg ATCCAGACTTGGATGTTTGAAATGAaccagacacacccacacctagTGGACTTGTTTTCTATTGGACGGTCCTATGAAGGACGGCCCCTTTACGTGCTTCAG TTAGGAAACCGGGTTCGGACCAGTAAGAAGGCCGTGTGGATGGACTGCGGCGTTCATGCGCGGGAATGGATCGGCCCTGCCTTCTGTCAGTGGTTTGTGAAGGAA GCTTTGAACTCCTATCAGCACGACTCCAGCATGAGGCGACTGTTAAAGCAGCTGAACTTCTACATCATGCCTGTGTTCAACGTGGATGGATATCACTACAGCTGGAAAAGT gatCGCTTTTGGAGGAAAACACGATCCAAAAAAGCCAAGTACCACTGCAGGGGTGTCGACGCCAACAGAAACTTTAAAGTGAGATGGTGCG AAGAAGGCGCTTCCACACACCCCTGTGACGACACCTACTGCGGCCCATTCCCAGAGTCCGAGCCCGAGGTGAAGGCCGTCTCCCGTTTCCTGCGCAAGCACAAGAAACACACCAAGGCTTACATATCCATCCACGCCTACGCTCAGATGCTCCTCTATCCCTACTCCTACAAATATGGCACCATCCCCAATTTTGACTGTGTG GAAACAGCAGCGCAGAATGCAGTGAGTGCCCTGTACTCCGCGTACGGCGTCAGATACAGATACGGCCCTGCCTCCACCACACTGT ATGTAAGCTCAGGGAGTTCTATTGACTGGGCCTACAAGAACGGCATCCCCTACGCTTTCGCCTTCGAACTGCGTGATACAGGCCATTATGGTTTCCTCTTGCCAGAGGCCCTGATTGCTCCCACGTGCACAGAGACCATGAGGGCAGTAAGAGCTATCGCTTCTGGCCTGCTGAAGAAATGCACCAGATGA
- the cpa6 gene encoding carboxypeptidase A6 isoform X1, translated as MASEVKSACAAFLLGWIVFCKPTSARLYNNRYSGDQVLRIIPSSPGEIHYLQQLFQNITVDLWQPSSSNLIHEGKEVDVHVGRDKTARLKNLLRRAHVQHELLISDVQREMEKQTGYRSNRKRRSVFRYDYEVYHPLEEIQTWMFEMNQTHPHLVDLFSIGRSYEGRPLYVLQLGNRVRTSKKAVWMDCGVHAREWIGPAFCQWFVKEALNSYQHDSSMRRLLKQLNFYIMPVFNVDGYHYSWKSDRFWRKTRSKKAKYHCRGVDANRNFKVRWCEEGASTHPCDDTYCGPFPESEPEVKAVSRFLRKHKKHTKAYISIHAYAQMLLYPYSYKYGTIPNFDCVETAAQNAVSALYSAYGVRYRYGPASTTLYVSSGSSIDWAYKNGIPYAFAFELRDTGHYGFLLPEALIAPTCTETMRAVRAIASGLLKKCTR; from the exons ATGGCATCGGAAGTTAAGAGCGCGTGTGCTGCATTTCTCCTCGGATGGATTGTGTTTTGTAAGCCCACGAGCGCCCGTCTCTATAACAACCGCTATTCGGG tGATCAGGTACTGAGAATAATTCCCAGCAGTCCAGGGGAGATCCATTATCTCCAGCAGCTTTTCCAGAACATAACg GTGGACCTCTGGCAGCCCAGCAGCTCTAACCTTATCCACGAGGGAAAAGAGGTAGACGTCCATGTGGGACGAGACAAGACAGCACGTCTCAAAAATCTGCTCAGACGGGCGCACGTTCAGCATGA ACTGCTTATTTCTGACGTGCAGAGGGAAATGGAGAAACAGACGGGGTATCGGTCAAACAGAAAGCGCAGATCAGTGTTCCGGTATGATTATGAAGTGTATCATCCTCTGGAGGAG ATCCAGACTTGGATGTTTGAAATGAaccagacacacccacacctagTGGACTTGTTTTCTATTGGACGGTCCTATGAAGGACGGCCCCTTTACGTGCTTCAG TTAGGAAACCGGGTTCGGACCAGTAAGAAGGCCGTGTGGATGGACTGCGGCGTTCATGCGCGGGAATGGATCGGCCCTGCCTTCTGTCAGTGGTTTGTGAAGGAA GCTTTGAACTCCTATCAGCACGACTCCAGCATGAGGCGACTGTTAAAGCAGCTGAACTTCTACATCATGCCTGTGTTCAACGTGGATGGATATCACTACAGCTGGAAAAGT gatCGCTTTTGGAGGAAAACACGATCCAAAAAAGCCAAGTACCACTGCAGGGGTGTCGACGCCAACAGAAACTTTAAAGTGAGATGGTGCG AAGAAGGCGCTTCCACACACCCCTGTGACGACACCTACTGCGGCCCATTCCCAGAGTCCGAGCCCGAGGTGAAGGCCGTCTCCCGTTTCCTGCGCAAGCACAAGAAACACACCAAGGCTTACATATCCATCCACGCCTACGCTCAGATGCTCCTCTATCCCTACTCCTACAAATATGGCACCATCCCCAATTTTGACTGTGTG GAAACAGCAGCGCAGAATGCAGTGAGTGCCCTGTACTCCGCGTACGGCGTCAGATACAGATACGGCCCTGCCTCCACCACACTGT ATGTAAGCTCAGGGAGTTCTATTGACTGGGCCTACAAGAACGGCATCCCCTACGCTTTCGCCTTCGAACTGCGTGATACAGGCCATTATGGTTTCCTCTTGCCAGAGGCCCTGATTGCTCCCACGTGCACAGAGACCATGAGGGCAGTAAGAGCTATCGCTTCTGGCCTGCTGAAGAAATGCACCAGATGA